Proteins encoded by one window of Corythoichthys intestinalis isolate RoL2023-P3 chromosome 20, ASM3026506v1, whole genome shotgun sequence:
- the snx7 gene encoding sorting nexin-7, producing MSSQADSAVLSKDMSDLEEDEDLEVFSKKSLLSDGDRMPNSPSSMVNHYQLDEDDEQQTGGIKDLFVTVDSPESHVTAIETFIMYRVVTKTTRSEFDSCEYEVLRRYQDFVWLRSRLEETHPTIVVHPLPEKFVMKGMVERFSNDFIETRKKALHRFLNKIASHPILSFNQHFKIFLTAQDFSSQKKQGPGFLSRMGDTVRAVANSVWGIKSRPEEFTHMQEYVDNFGGKISSIDKVSQRIIKEQREYMDELKQYGPLYSQWAEVEEELHDPLKHVANCVEQCTKETEKQIDHLSEVLVPALHEYVLCTEVLKTVLKRRDNIQAEFETKNEALTSKRPDQEVSQLEREVDALADKMEFANNALKGDWINWQNGTRDDLKSAFISTAEKNIECYEKCLAVWESFLLSQKRDPIEHQDEETS from the exons ATGAGTAGTCAAGCGGATTCCGCGGTTTTGTCAAAAGACATGTCGGATCTGGAAGAAGACGAAGATTTAGAGGTGTTTAGTAAG AAATCATTACTGTCAGATGGGGACCGAATGCCCAACTCGCCTAGCTCCATGGTCAACCATTACCAActtgatgaagatgatgaacagCAGACTGGAGGCATAAAAGACTTGTTTGTTACTGTTGACAGTCCAGAAAGTCATGTAACTGCTATTGAGACATTCATCATGTACAGAGTTGTGACCAAG ACTACAAGGAGTGAGTTTGACTCATGTGAATATGAAGTGCTCCGACGCTATCAGGACTTTGTCTGGCTACGAAGCAGACTGGAAGAAACCCATCCGACCATCGTTGTTcat CCCCTCCCAGAGAAGTTTGTGATGAAAGGCATGGTGGAGCGCTTCAGTAATGATTTCATTGAGACCAGGAAGAAAGCATTACATCGCTTCCTCAACAAGATCGCCAGCCATCCCATCCTGTCCTTTAACCAGCACTTTAAAATTTTCCTAACTGCTCAG GATTTCTCATCTCAAAAGAAGCAGGGTCCAGGCTTCCTGAGTCGAATGGGTGACACTGTACGAGCAGTAGCCAACTCTGTGTGGGGCATCAAGAGCCGTCCAGAAGAGTTCACACATATGCAGGAATATGTTGATAACTTTGGCGGAAAAATCTCATCCATTGACAAAGTTTCACAGAGGATCATCAAGGAACAGCGAG AATATATGGATGAGCTAAAACAGTATGGACCCCTCTATAGCCAATGGGCAGAGGTAGAAGAAGAACTGCATGACCCACTAAAACACGTGGCCAACTGTGTGGAGCAGTGCACCAAAGAAACTGAAAAGCAGATTGACCATCTCTCTGAGGTTTTGGTCCCTGCTCTTCATGAGTATGTGCTCTGTACTGAGGTACTAAAG ACTGTGCTGAAACGGAGAGACAATATCCAAGCTGAGTTTGAGACCAAAAATGAGGCTCTTACATCCAAAAGACCAGACCAAGAAGTT AGTCAGCTGGAGAGAGAAGTAGATGCGCTGGCAGATAAAATGGAATTTGCGAACAATGCGCTGAAGGGAGATTGGATCAACTGGCAAAACGGTACAAGAGATGACCTCAAGTCAGCCTTTATCTCAACTGCTGAGAAGAATATAGAATGCTATGAAAAG TGCCTTGCGGTGTGGGAATCATTCCTCTTGTCTCAAAAAAGGGATCCCATTGAACATCAAGATGAAGAAACCTCATAA